In Myxococcota bacterium, the DNA window TTGAGAAGGTTCTCGCAGCGTTTAACCGTCCTGTCGGGCCCGGCGTCTTCGGTCTGCATACGTCTAGCATCGCCATCGAGCGTCTCGGGGCGACCCCGGTCCCGACTCACGCGGTCACTGGAGTGGCACCAGTCGACTCAGCCGTGGAATTCGGGCTGAACACGCTTATCGTCCTCTCTCGAGGTCCGCTGACGAACATCGACAACTTGCTGGACCCTGCGGGCCTGCATGACACCATCGTGCCTCGGGACAGCCAACTCGGAGGGCTGCTGGCCGCAAGCTCAACGATTACGAACGTCGTCCACACGGGTGAGACGAAATCGCCGGATGTCTTTGACCAAGTCGAGTCGCTTCTCCTAGCGGATGTCAGCTCGCCGTTCTTCAGCACGGTGCCCGCTTTCGTTGGGCCGGGCAACCCTGACTTCTCGTGCCCACCGGGTCCAAGCGCTGGTTCCGGGACTTCATCAACTGCCACCATCACCCTCACCCCAGTTTCGGGTACCTCCGTTGCGCCAGGTGCCGAGGTGACAGTTGACTTCGCGATCTCGGGCGGTGTCCCGGTGGAGGGCGCGCTGCTCCTCGGAGGCGACGAGGTCCAATCCGCGTTGGGGGCGGGACCGTTTAACTTCACTTTCGATACGCCCACTGATCAGGCAGGAGCGCTCGAGGTGGTGGCGCTTGCGTTCGGAGATGGGGGCGAGCAGTACCTGGCCGGGACGACATTGCAGGTGGCCCCCTCCTCCGCGGTCGCGACGATTTCTTCGACCACTCCTGAGGTCTCCTTCCCGGTTCCAGGACGCCAGTTCCAGCTAGGTGTCGATGCAACGCTGACAGATGGCAGCGCCATCGACGTCACGCCCAGTAGCGCGGGAACGGCTTACAGCACGCAAAGCGGAGGGTCTGCGGTGATCTCGGTAGATGACGAGGGCTTGATTCTCGGCGTGGCCGCTGGCTCCGACGCAGTATTGATTTCCAACGCGACCGCTTCAGTGAGTGTGCCGGTGACTGTTCCTGAGCCTCACGGACTCGTGATGCTAGGTCCAGGTGCTCTAGTGCTCACGTGTTTGTCTCGCCGACGGAGAGTCGTTCAGGGAGGGCCATCACCGCCGGAGAGGCGGTCCCTGCGGGGAGTCGGCGCTACTTGACATCTCCACGGTGGTGTCGACGTTTACATGAGTAACGCATCAACTAGCCAAGGGAGGTGACTCGTGAACGGTCCGGGCAATAACTAAAGGAAAACCGCGGGCGGAGGGCATGGCTCTCCGCCCGCTTTCTCTTTCGTCATGGAGGACGTTCACATAGGCAAGGAGGGCAATGGATTGGGCGATCTGATGGCCTGGATCCTCTACGGGGTTTGGCTAGATGGCTTCGAGTTCCTTTCGAACAACGCGGACACCGTCATTGCGCTGGCTCAGTTCTTCTTGGCGGGAATGATCGGTCTGTTCACCATCTATGCCTACATCTACTCTCGGCGCCGAGACAAACTCCAGTTCTTCCACAACAACTGGAACAAGCAACAGGACATCAACCTGCAATGCCTGGTCAACGATGATGTGTTGAAGATCGTTGAGGGCCTGATCTACGGGCCGGATCATGAAGTCGACGTACAGGAGGCTCGGGCCTTCACATTCGCTTTTCTTCATCTCAACAAGATCCAGAACAACTTCGAAGCGATGTCTCAGCGAGTCATCTCGCGCAGGGAGTACGTCGAGATGTCGCTTCCAACCCTTCGGCTATTCGCGCGGAGCAAGAATCTCATTTGCTACCTGGTGGAGCAGCGTGGCTACAGCCCTGAGTTCCGAGACTCGGTTGTTGAGCTGATCGCTGATCTGGATCCTCTGGATCCGCCCCCCTTTATGTCCGAGATACCGGCTCTGCCCCGCGAAGTCTCTGGTGCGGTGCCTGCGATCGAGCAGGCCTCGGTGGGTGCAGCGGCGGATAGAGATTCAGAGTTGGCGCCAGAACAGGTGTCGTCTCTGGTCGCACGGTTCAACAAGATCGTAATGAAGCGAGTCAGCCCGCTCGCTAGACCGCTCTTGGCTGCTCCGGTGACGCATTTGGCGAGTGTCGGCTTCTTGCTGAATCCTATTCTGCTTGGAGCGCAGCTCTATCGCGCGATCACTACTTCACCGGCTGGACTCTCCCCGGCGATGTTTGGCGGATTCGCGGCGCTGAACCTCTTGACTGCCCTGGCTGCGATTAGGACGCAAGATGCTCTCATGTTTCTTTCGTTTGCGCTGAGCTTCGTGATCTCGCTCTCGATCTTCGGGCTCATTGTTGTCTAGTCGCCCTCAGAGTTCGAGTTCATGGACTATCTCGAATTCTTGAAATCCGGCTGAGCGGTAGGCCGACCTTGCAAGCTCGTTCCCGGCGTATGCGACCACCTTGACGCTTGTGGCGCCTTCTTCCCGCGCCCATTCGATAGAGATGTCGATGAGCTGCTTTCCTATGCCCTTCCCTCTGTGGCCCTCGGCGACGCACATCGTGTGGATCTGGGCGAGGCGAACATCGTTGCGGTGAGTCATCTCTGAATCGGGGATCATTCTCGTGATCACGTAGCCAACAACCTGGCGGGTCTCGTCCTCGTAGACGAATGCCGCATGGTCTTCGAGCCTCTCGATCGCTCTTCGGAAGTACACGAGTGCTTCGTCTGTGAATGGAAAGGACAGGTTGGAACTGGGGACGTACTGGGCTTCCCATGCAAAAATCTGGCGATTCAGCTCCTGAATCGAATCTAGATCTACAAGTTGAGCCTCTCGGACAGTCATAATTTCGCTCGATTCAAGGTTGTCGTGGCGCCGAGATGGTGCGTTTGACGCGAATCACACAGACTACTCTACGATGCAACTCAATGGGAGTCCAGACGATGTACGTATTGGCACCGTACTGTGAGGTGCGAAAGGTCGGCGATGCGTTTCACGTCGGGTTCGGTTCCGCCCGAACGATCGTCGATGATCCTGCAGAAGTAGACGGGCTGTTTCGAATCTTGGCCCAGTTCCGTACGCCTGCTGACCTCGAGGGGTTTCGGGCGGATCTGGTTGGCGAGCGTTCCGTTGAGCTTGTCGATCGCCTTGTTCGGAATCGGGTGCTCGTTCCTTCGAAGGATGTTCCTGAGTACAACCGGCATCACCGTGAGCAGCTGTACTTCCTGCTCGCTGGCGCTGCTCCGAACGACGTTTCCGGGCGGCTCGCGCGAAGTTCGGTGACGATCGTGGGTTGCGGGGGAATCGGCTCGCTAATGGCGCTCAAGCTTGCCACGGTCGGTGTGGGAGAGGTTGTCCTGATGGACGACGATCTTGTTGAGCCCCACAACCTTTCTCGCCAGTTCTTGTTTCGGGAGGGCGACGTAGGGTTTGCGAAGGTGGGTATTCTCAAGCGCGAGCTAGAGCTGCGGAACTCCAACGTTTCGATCGTGGGTGTCCCCGAACGCGCTCGATTTGAACACGATGTCAACATACCCCGCTCGGATGTCCTGATCCTCGCGGCAGACGAGCCAGGCATCATTCCAAAGGCAAACGCGTACTGCATAGACGCTGATCAGGCGTTCATGCATATCTGCTACATCAATGACATCGCTGCTTGGGGGCCGCTTGTAGTCCCGGGATCCTCGGGATGTTGGTCGTGCCAAGCCCACATAGGCAGCACGCAGTCCCAGCGCAGCTCTGAGGACCAGGAGGTTCTCGACGACATCAATGGGAGCTACACATGCCCGGTTATCTCGAGCGTTAGCTCTATCGCTGTGTCGCTGGCCTGCCTGGACGTGCTAAGGCACTTGGGTCGGTTCGGTGAGCCGAAGTCTCTCAACCATAGAATCGGACTTTGGACGCACGAACTCCGGTTCGAGTATCAGGACTTCAGCCGGAACCCGGGATGCGTAGACTGCGGACGGATGCCTTCATGACGCTTCGGATCACCTCGATGAGCCGCAATTGCCTGGAACCGACAATAGAAGTCGCAGTGCGAGCTTTCGGGGAGGAGACGCGCGCGGACGCAGTCGATGATTTCGAATACTCGCTCACGGAGCTGAAGTATCGGGCACATACGCTTGTTGCGCTCGATTCGGACGTCGTAGTGGGAGCCGTTCAAGTGGTGTGGGGCTACCTGATGCCTGATACATACACCCTGGCCTGGCTTTGCGTCGATCCACCGCGCCAAAAGAACGGTGTCGGTACACTGCTAATGGAGAACGCGATCTCGTACACGTCACAGCGCTTGCTGTCGGGTCGCGTCGGTACGATCTACCTGTCCGCGCTGTTTCGTCACGAATTCTACGAGCGGTTTGGATTCACTAGGGGACCGAAGAATCATCATGGTGCTCCTGTGATGCTCATGGTTGTAAACGACTAGATGGTAGGTGAGCACGAGCAAGTTGGCGTCGTGGCGAACAGGGCTTCTCTGGGCGCCCCAAGATCTTTCTGGTGACTGTGTTTTGCGATGCGGGATGTTGAACTGAGCAAGCTTCTATCCTCCGGTTTGCCCCCTTCCATCCACTGCGGATTGCCTTGCCAAGCGCAACGAGTTGTCTGCGCAACGGAATGGTCAGGAGAGTTCGCTCTCTCAATTATCGACTCCGGCGGCGGCGTTCTCGATCTGCTGGTTGATCAGCCCTCGAATGTCGGAGGGAAGGACGTCCTTGGCGTCGAGCGAGCGCCAGGCATCCAGCGTTCGCGCTGTGGTTTCGCCTGTGAGCTCCCAGATCGGACTGACAGGAAGGCGAGCAGTGTCGGTGAAACGCCGGACCTGATCCTTGGTGATTCCACTAAGGCTGCGGCTCTTGCCGAAACTGAGCCCGAGCTTGTCCTTAGCCATGTAGGGAACCGTTGAGACGAAGTCATAGGCGGGGGCAAGTATGGGTGTGCGCTGGTCCGGGTAGAGAAGCGACCAGTTCTTGAGGTGCATGTCGCCGTTTCCGATTAGCACCGTGAAGACGAGTCTTCGCACGAACTCTCCGGTGCCCTCATCCCCGATCTCTGCCCGAAGGACGGCTGCGATGTTGGCGTAGCTGTGGCCTTCGTACTTGTCATCTGGGAAGGCGCCGAAGACCTGGGCGAAGTCCTCCATGTGGACGCGCTGGTTTGCAGGGCCACGGTCGAACCGCTCGATCGCCAGCGCGTTCCCTTTGAGGCTGGTGGCGTCTTCCGGTAGTCCCTGGATTTCTTCGATGGGAAGGAGCTTGGTCGCGGGCACGTCGATGCCGATGGCTCGCGCGAGCTCCAGCATGGCGAATTCGTTCTCTGGAACGGCAGCGAAACGCATGTCGGGGAGCTTGACGATCCAGGAGCCGCCCATTCCGTCGACAGGAATGGTCAGGCCTCCGTTCGCCTCCTGGATCGCTGAGAACTTCAGCTGCACGCCGGCGAGGGAGAAACGGAGGGCGGAGTCAGGCTCAGCCTCGACGTCGCCGTCGTGCCCTTTGGGCGCTCTCTCCGGCTCGCTCGTGTGGTCATGGGGTGAGACGACGACAGCACCAGGTAGATCGGCTCCAAGGGCGGC includes these proteins:
- a CDS encoding GNAT family N-acetyltransferase; amino-acid sequence: MTLRITSMSRNCLEPTIEVAVRAFGEETRADAVDDFEYSLTELKYRAHTLVALDSDVVVGAVQVVWGYLMPDTYTLAWLCVDPPRQKNGVGTLLMENAISYTSQRLLSGRVGTIYLSALFRHEFYERFGFTRGPKNHHGAPVMLMVVND
- a CDS encoding ThiF family adenylyltransferase; translation: MGVQTMYVLAPYCEVRKVGDAFHVGFGSARTIVDDPAEVDGLFRILAQFRTPADLEGFRADLVGERSVELVDRLVRNRVLVPSKDVPEYNRHHREQLYFLLAGAAPNDVSGRLARSSVTIVGCGGIGSLMALKLATVGVGEVVLMDDDLVEPHNLSRQFLFREGDVGFAKVGILKRELELRNSNVSIVGVPERARFEHDVNIPRSDVLILAADEPGIIPKANAYCIDADQAFMHICYINDIAAWGPLVVPGSSGCWSCQAHIGSTQSQRSSEDQEVLDDINGSYTCPVISSVSSIAVSLACLDVLRHLGRFGEPKSLNHRIGLWTHELRFEYQDFSRNPGCVDCGRMPS
- a CDS encoding HipA domain-containing protein, producing MRPDLHTVRALAVELHGRRIGVINRLAGDQHIFAFEEDYIEDPERPALSLSFKGSGGELVSSIRRQSARLPPFFSNLLPEGHLRRYLAERAGVKQQREFFLLAALGADLPGAVVVSPHDHTSEPERAPKGHDGDVEAEPDSALRFSLAGVQLKFSAIQEANGGLTIPVDGMGGSWIVKLPDMRFAAVPENEFAMLELARAIGIDVPATKLLPIEEIQGLPEDATSLKGNALAIERFDRGPANQRVHMEDFAQVFGAFPDDKYEGHSYANIAAVLRAEIGDEGTGEFVRRLVFTVLIGNGDMHLKNWSLLYPDQRTPILAPAYDFVSTVPYMAKDKLGLSFGKSRSLSGITKDQVRRFTDTARLPVSPIWELTGETTARTLDAWRSLDAKDVLPSDIRGLINQQIENAAAGVDN
- a CDS encoding GNAT family N-acetyltransferase; this translates as MTVREAQLVDLDSIQELNRQIFAWEAQYVPSSNLSFPFTDEALVYFRRAIERLEDHAAFVYEDETRQVVGYVITRMIPDSEMTHRNDVRLAQIHTMCVAEGHRGKGIGKQLIDISIEWAREEGATSVKVVAYAGNELARSAYRSAGFQEFEIVHELEL